In Megalobrama amblycephala isolate DHTTF-2021 linkage group LG9, ASM1881202v1, whole genome shotgun sequence, the sequence tttaaagtacattatgattaattatttgcttacgtgcaacatttcagccgtGAATAAATTATAAGTGTTAGCTAGATTATGCTCATTACCTGTCTAGtgatgtatgtttatgctgaaatataataaaataacggtttgtatttttaaaaacatctatcgcagggatggacaactccggtcctggagggccagtgtccagcagagtttagctccaaccctaatcaaacacacctgaaccagctaatcaaggtctttaggattagtacacagcaaaaactgcagtgttaaattaactctcctgggagtacatgtgagaccatactcaagagtgttaaagtgttaaaataaaagtgttaaaagaacactgaaaagtgttaaagttaattagataattaagtgattaattgagtgatgattgaccattattgatgataacaagcagaatcaccaaaggagaaaatcacaatttttaagccacatcgtggagatgagggtttgctttagttggctcttgtcccttgactttttaaaataaaatttagtttgggctgttttaactgagttataacatccagacaaacaaagagaaaaaaacgatcaggtgttggttatgttttcacataatcattatttgatttgaatcactgaactcatttagagcccaatctctgagttagatttacattattgattacagcagagctgtgattctacagcagaaaataagctttatcaatataatctgaaggatttcacaagcagttgttctgagcaaaaaaaaaaaaaaaaaaatctttcccttaggcacacacagacatcaagaatcagcctgagaatctcaatgacggtgacaagcaacatattctgatcaacagatcaactctgaacattagaaaacaagctactaaaaagtcacataaacggaacaaaataaaatatgagaataaaggaaattactaagacaattcagcttaGTAGAAAGCACTGCAACATggtttattattctcaccactgttgagattcacaggctgattcttgatgtctgtgtgtgcctaagagaaggatttttttttatttgctcagaacaactgtttgtgaaatccttcagattatattgataaagctgatcttgtgctgtagaatctcagtgctgctgtaatcaataatgtaaatctaactcagagattgggctctaaatgagttcagtgattcaaatcaaataatgattatgtgaaaacataaccaacacctgatcattttttctctttgtttgtctggatgttataactcagttaaaacagcccaaacaaaattttattttaaaaagtcaagggacaagagcccaactaaaacaaaccctcatctccacgatggtggcttaaaaattgtgattttctcctttggtgattctgcttgttatcatcaggtgtcttcaattttggtcaatcatcactcaattaatcacttaattaactcattaactttaacacttttcagtgttcttttaacactcttattttaacactttaacactcttgagtatggtctcacatgtactcccaggagagttaatttaacactgcagtttttgctgtgtactaatcctaaagaccttgattagctggttcaggtgtgtttgattagggttggagctaaactctgctggacactggccctccaggaccggagttgtccatccctgatCTATCGTATCGttatgtgtagtgagttggctcacgtgattcaagtttcgcgcttcagaacttccgttaagggagcatagtgagcatcgatgctccctggttttcacggtgcattgtgggacttttcagggagcgaacgtttcagtgccctggaaggattctgcgattgagacagcccttaaaatggctgactccctggtcagtgccctgactactgaactagggagctgattgagacacagggcctgcttgcacagggagcgtgccttgtaACCATGGAGACGTTTGTGagaggcgctgcgtaatatccTTGCGCCTGATGCAGCCATGgaacggcagcaaagttccttgaaaTGTCTATTTATTTGCTGCATCAGGAAATAAATCGGGAGTTTGGTTTTAAGTGAATTAAGTGTGAAtactaaatatatttattaagcaTAATACCATGCTagttaaaaatcttttttggttTTTGGTTTATAGACACAATAACACTGATgccagtgacagttacagttttttctttctttctttttagtaTCTGCATAAAAACTTCATATGAAGACCCTACGCTATCTTCATTGACTCTCACCTTGCCACGCTCAGAGCTAATCCGCATCGACTGGACCAATATTCAGATACTTCGCCAAAGGGATTTAGATGCGttaatgcattttttctgtTCTTTCTCTGAACTGCAAAAGCTAAAAATGGAAACAAGCAAAGAAATGACAAAGAAGTTTTCTGTTTGGATCCTTCAGATCATCCAGAAGATCCCCAGTGTAACAGAACtcttgtaagaaaaaaaatctgaagtcACATTCTATTCTGTTTCTATATGAATTTGTCAGGTGTTTTAGGAAGTACAGTGTAGCACAtattaaaagggatagttcacccaaaaattttgtTACAATCTATATGacccacacatgacatgcaagaaaaaaatttaattgtgcacacaatttcCTAAATttttccctcgatttataaatcatgtgcatgacttataaatcgagggaacgaaatataaatcgtgcacacaatttagtaaatcgagggaaaaATTTAGCCTACTGTCTGGGGCTCCGTAGACTTCTTTCTTCTTGAAATAAGGTATTTTAAAGGATGGTGGTATGACAAAACAGTTTCACTTCCcgttgacttccattgtatggaaaaaaaatacaaaggaAATCAATGGAGACTGAAACAATATTCttaccaacatttttcaaaatatattgtgtccacaaaagaaaaagtcatacaggtttggaaccacatgagggtgagtaaatgatgacagaattgtaatttttgagtgaactatctcTACAACACATTACCCCATTTCATTCAATGAGTTTCAGTATGAATGAAAGTGAGATTACACGCTGATTACACACAGTCACTCATTTGTGAGGTATAGAGACAGACAAAACTGTTtagtaaacaaaacatttttaaaagccaCATCGAAAGAACTGTTGCCATTTCATTTTGCAATGCTCTTGCAAGTAGATGCATATGAAATACCCCAATTGGTACATGGCTCTCATCCATTTTAATCGTTATGGAATTATTCAAATGAATGTGTGGAAAGCATGTATTAAGTATGGTATTATCAGTCcctaaaatctaaattattttATCTGCATAATATTTATCCACATCTAGGGTTGATGCTGGCTTTTTACTGGAGGAAGCACTCAAGGTGTTTCAAAGGTCCTACACAAGACCAGACTGTACTGTGGAAGTTCACGGGTTTGTATTGTTTTATCCTCATACTTTTTGCACCAGTAAATATGCTGGTCTGGAGACTAGAGCtttcacattttaaaacagcACTTTTAGAGCTTCATCCCTCTGCCTAATGTGAGCATAAGTATTTGAACAGTTTAACTTTAAGCAAATATAAAAGTGGAAaagttaatatttaattgtaaatccCTTGCAAACCATCACAAGAGTGAGTCTGTGACCCATAGACATCAGCACACTCTTGGTTTTACACTTTGAAATGATTTTTCAGGCCTTTAGTGAAGCCATTTTCAACGGTTGCTTGTTTGGGGGAGTTTCTGCCTTTAGTCTCCTCTTCTGCTGGTGAAATGCTTGTTCAATAGGATTTAAATCTGTAGAATTTACCAATCTAAGACCCAAACTTTCTTTACCATTATAATCTTGATTGAGTTGGCAGTACTTGTGTTTGGGTAATTGTCCTGTTGCCATATGAAGCACTTCATATACTAATGCTCACATTAGGCAGatgtcagggttctgtcacatctgtctagtttatttcttggttttgtgacagagctTTAACACTCCCGTTTTCGTCCTGTCCTTGTGTGAGCGTACGGTCTCGAGTGTTCTCGGGCCGTGCGCTctcttgtttcatgttgggAGCGTGGCGCTATGATCCTGGCACTCATGTCTAGTTTGGTTTCGGTTTCGTGTCGGGATTCGGACACTCGCGCTTCCAGTCCTGTCTTTATTGTGAACGCACGGTCGGGTGTTCTTTCACTTGCCGTGCGTTCTTGTCTCATGTTTTGTTTAGCGCCTGGTCGGTTCTTATTGGCCAGGCGCTCTTatattgtcatgttttgtgtagCACGCGGTTGTTTCCACCTGCCGCTtgctttaatgttgtttttgtcttgtgttgtgTAGCACGCAGTCTGTTTCACGGGCTGCGTGCTCTCATGTTGTCTTAattgttttgtgtgaacacgtGGCTTATGAGTTTTCATAGTTGCCTGTTCATGTCTGGTCTTGtgtaagcacatggcttgtgatttgtcttcattggccatgtgcttgtgtttttgttttgtttagtgtgagcacatggcttgtcatgtGTT encodes:
- the LOC125275833 gene encoding NACHT, LRR and PYD domains-containing protein 1 homolog isoform X1, translating into MSALVRGRTRTLSSLSLYIYCFSTDCWNCSVHSLELSLSEEIYSICIKTSYEDPTLSSLTLTLPRSELIRIDWTNIQILRQRDLDALMHFFCSFSELQKLKMETSKEMTKKFSVWILQIIQKIPSVTELLVDAGFLLEEALKVFQRSYTRPDCTVEVHGYICNKQSQKCSKDRYQRCNERVTIHLNYQGFYMENERMPLFWD
- the LOC125275833 gene encoding NACHT, LRR and PYD domains-containing protein 1 homolog isoform X2; the encoded protein is MSALVRGRTRTLSSLSICIKTSYEDPTLSSLTLTLPRSELIRIDWTNIQILRQRDLDALMHFFCSFSELQKLKMETSKEMTKKFSVWILQIIQKIPSVTELLVDAGFLLEEALKVFQRSYTRPDCTVEVHGYICNKQSQKCSKDRYQRCNERVTIHLNYQGFYMENERMPLFWD